In the genome of Ignavibacteriales bacterium, one region contains:
- a CDS encoding SRPBCC family protein, producing the protein MATIKDEIMINAPANFVFGFISDYSNDVKWREGVIDMKCSTRDNIFIGTRTRETMKMLGRNFITVARVTEYSPYNRIAFRSVVSEVPVNGYRELKDVNGSTNFTYSLSLELRGVYKLFSPFIVSMYSKRVKRDLEKLKMILDEEYVYKVRQYTEYKIPFGFYS; encoded by the coding sequence ATGGCAACGATAAAAGATGAAATAATGATAAACGCTCCCGCAAATTTTGTTTTCGGATTTATATCCGATTACTCAAATGATGTAAAATGGCGCGAGGGTGTGATTGATATGAAATGTTCAACAAGAGATAATATTTTTATCGGTACAAGGACACGTGAGACTATGAAAATGCTGGGAAGAAATTTTATTACCGTCGCAAGAGTAACAGAGTATTCGCCCTATAACCGGATAGCATTCAGATCAGTTGTATCGGAAGTTCCGGTGAACGGTTACAGAGAATTAAAGGATGTGAACGGTTCAACCAATTTTACTTACTCTCTTTCGCTTGAACTGAGAGGAGTTTACAAATTGTTTTCTCCGTTTATTGTTTCAATGTATTCAAAAAGAGTAAAACGTGATCTTGAAAAACTGAAAATGATTCTTGATGAAGAGTATGTTTACAAGGTACGTCAATACACTGAGTATAAAATTCCTTTCGGGTTCTATTCATAA
- a CDS encoding c-type cytochrome — MKKFMKIVSIVVGVFVFLLIGGSVYFNSTFPKEVPVSNLKVELTPERIERGKYLANNVAMCIDCHSSRDFSKFSGPVKEGTEGMGGEIFGKEMGLPGTIPVRNITPAAIGDWTDGEILRALTSGINKHGEALFPIMPYDGFAEMDQEDLYSIIAYLRTLKPIDNEIGERNLDFPVNYIVKTLPLNTYKPRQAPDRSNTKEYGKYLVKMASCHHCHSQSNEGEPVAGMEFAGGTEIHLPFGIIRSANLTPDVETGLGAWTKEQFIQRFKLMATDEMKNIPVEQGSFNTIMPWSMYGGMTDEDLGAIYDYLHSLKPVKNQVVKFTPAN; from the coding sequence TGGTTCAGTGTATTTTAACTCAACATTCCCTAAAGAAGTGCCGGTATCAAACCTGAAAGTTGAACTTACACCGGAACGGATTGAAAGAGGAAAGTATCTCGCAAACAACGTTGCTATGTGCATTGACTGTCATTCTTCACGTGACTTTTCAAAATTCTCCGGACCGGTTAAAGAAGGCACAGAAGGAATGGGCGGAGAAATTTTTGGCAAGGAAATGGGATTACCCGGAACAATTCCTGTCAGAAACATAACTCCCGCTGCAATTGGTGACTGGACTGACGGTGAAATACTTCGTGCATTAACATCAGGAATAAATAAACACGGTGAGGCTCTTTTCCCTATAATGCCTTATGATGGTTTTGCCGAAATGGATCAGGAAGATCTTTATTCAATCATAGCATATTTAAGAACACTCAAGCCGATTGATAATGAAATCGGTGAAAGGAACCTGGATTTTCCTGTAAACTATATTGTAAAAACTCTTCCACTCAATACTTACAAACCTCGCCAGGCTCCTGATAGATCAAATACAAAAGAATACGGAAAGTATCTTGTTAAGATGGCTTCTTGTCATCACTGCCATTCACAATCAAATGAAGGTGAACCGGTTGCAGGTATGGAATTCGCCGGCGGCACAGAAATACATCTGCCTTTCGGTATAATCCGTTCAGCTAATCTTACACCTGATGTTGAAACAGGGTTGGGTGCATGGACAAAAGAACAATTCATTCAAAGGTTTAAGCTGATGGCAACTGATGAAATGAAAAACATTCCTGTAGAACAGGGAAGCTTTAACACTATCATGCCCTGGAGTATGTATGGAGGAATGACAGATGAAGATTTAGGTGCAATTTATGATTATCTTCACAGCCTGAAACCTGTAAAGAACCAGGTTGTAAAATTCACTCCAGCCAACTAA
- a CDS encoding T9SS type A sorting domain-containing protein, with product MLVNYSENTPAELLSFSASVVGADIQLDWSTGSETNNSGFEVQRKTINSEWTIIDFKPGQGTTSERSDYTYIDDVAGINSSEAYYRLKQIDYDGTYTYSEEVKVSLIPFKYELSQNYPNPFNPTTTISWQSPVGSHQTIKVYDVLGNEVATLVNEYKEAGSYEVEFDGSSLASGMYIYKLSSGGFTSSKKMILIK from the coding sequence ATGTTAGTAAATTATTCAGAAAATACTCCTGCTGAATTGTTATCCTTTTCAGCATCTGTGGTTGGAGCAGACATTCAACTTGACTGGAGTACAGGTTCAGAAACAAATAACAGCGGTTTTGAAGTACAAAGGAAAACAATAAACTCAGAATGGACTATCATTGATTTCAAACCCGGCCAAGGTACTACATCGGAAAGAAGTGATTATACTTACATAGATGATGTAGCTGGAATAAATTCGAGTGAAGCATACTACCGGTTAAAACAGATAGACTATGACGGAACCTATACATATTCCGAAGAAGTAAAAGTAAGCCTGATACCATTTAAGTATGAATTATCGCAGAATTATCCGAATCCGTTTAACCCAACAACAACAATAAGTTGGCAGTCACCAGTTGGCAGTCATCAAACAATAAAAGTATATGATGTACTTGGCAATGAAGTAGCAACATTAGTAAATGAATACAAAGAAGCAGGTAGTTATGAAGTAGAGTTTGATGGATCATCACTGGCAAGCGGAATGTATATCTATAAACTAAGTTCCGGTGGATTTACATCAAGTAAGAAGATGATTTTAATAAAATAA
- a CDS encoding outer membrane beta-barrel protein, with amino-acid sequence MKNKKILLTVAAILLLLSSNSFAQFRMSVAPVTGMGFSIHNGSDLNQSGNGFGVTAGALIDMQFNQSVGLLTNIGFYDNRSGSYEDDITFQPGVVGTIENSVSLSYFTIEPLFKFQFPSRFYLMIGPAIGFNLSAENEIVEKITTPGWTFDGQNTTRKSKGTIRNTNVRFELKAGMGYNIRVANGFDIAPQVTFGYGLTNVVEDVNWKILTIQANVAFKFAVL; translated from the coding sequence ATGAAAAACAAAAAAATTCTTTTAACTGTTGCAGCAATATTGCTGCTGTTATCTTCAAACTCATTTGCCCAGTTCAGGATGTCAGTTGCGCCTGTAACAGGCATGGGATTCAGTATTCACAATGGATCGGATTTAAATCAAAGCGGGAATGGTTTTGGTGTAACTGCAGGCGCTCTGATAGATATGCAGTTCAATCAATCCGTCGGCTTATTAACAAACATTGGCTTCTATGACAACAGAAGCGGTTCGTATGAAGATGATATTACGTTTCAACCTGGTGTTGTAGGTACGATTGAAAATAGTGTAAGTCTTTCTTACTTCACTATTGAACCATTATTTAAATTTCAATTCCCGTCAAGATTTTATCTTATGATCGGACCGGCTATAGGTTTTAACCTGAGTGCTGAGAATGAAATTGTTGAAAAGATAACAACTCCCGGCTGGACATTTGACGGACAAAATACAACCCGCAAATCCAAAGGTACTATCAGAAATACAAATGTCCGTTTTGAACTGAAAGCAGGCATGGGTTATAATATCCGTGTTGCAAACGGATTTGATATCGCCCCGCAGGTAACTTTTGGTTACGGACTTACCAATGTAGTTGAAGACGTTAACTGGAAGATCCTTACCATACAGGCAAATGTAGCTTTCAAGTTTGCAGTGTTATAA
- a CDS encoding c-type cytochrome — translation MKKFFKILGTLVVIIVVLLVGALIYFNSTYPKVDPPSDIKIEATSERIARGDYLANHVAVCIDCHSERDFTKFAGPIKPGTEGSGGEVFDENIGFPGKVVTKNLTPANLGSWSDGEILRAMTCGVTKDNKALFPMMPYPNYNQLTKEDAYSLVAYIRTLQSKQRDVPETELNFPLNFIVKTMPIPQYTPAPEIDKSNTTAYGKYLVTIASCNECHTQSDKGEPLPGMTFAGGAEFNFPAGVVRSLNITPDEETGIGKWTKEDFIKRFRNYGTEEAKNIPVDMNKEFNTPMPWLMYTGMTDEDLGAIYEYLRTAKPVKNKVERFTLAKK, via the coding sequence ATGAAAAAGTTCTTTAAGATTCTTGGAACTCTTGTTGTTATCATTGTAGTCTTGCTGGTTGGGGCGCTCATTTACTTCAATTCCACTTATCCAAAAGTTGATCCGCCTTCGGATATTAAGATAGAAGCTACATCTGAAAGAATTGCCAGGGGTGATTATCTTGCTAATCATGTTGCTGTTTGCATCGATTGTCATTCGGAGAGAGACTTTACAAAATTTGCAGGTCCAATAAAACCGGGAACTGAAGGTAGCGGCGGGGAGGTGTTTGATGAAAACATTGGTTTCCCCGGTAAAGTCGTTACTAAAAATCTTACTCCCGCAAATCTTGGTTCATGGTCTGACGGTGAAATATTACGTGCAATGACTTGCGGGGTAACAAAGGACAATAAAGCATTGTTCCCTATGATGCCTTATCCTAATTACAATCAATTAACTAAAGAAGATGCATATTCATTAGTCGCATATATCAGGACTCTGCAATCTAAACAAAGAGATGTTCCTGAAACCGAACTCAACTTTCCATTGAATTTTATTGTTAAGACAATGCCGATTCCGCAATATACACCTGCACCGGAGATAGATAAATCGAACACAACTGCTTATGGAAAATATCTTGTTACAATAGCATCCTGCAATGAATGTCATACGCAATCGGATAAGGGAGAACCCTTGCCGGGCATGACTTTCGCGGGTGGTGCTGAATTTAATTTTCCTGCAGGAGTTGTTCGTTCATTAAATATAACTCCTGATGAAGAAACTGGAATTGGTAAGTGGACCAAAGAAGATTTTATCAAGAGGTTCAGAAATTATGGAACAGAAGAAGCAAAGAATATTCCTGTTGATATGAACAAAGAATTTAATACACCAATGCCGTGGTTAATGTACACAGGAATGACTGATGAAGATCTTGGAGCAATATATGAATACTTAAGAACCGCAAAACCTGTAAAGAATAAAGTTGAGAGATTTACTCTGGCGAAGAAATAG